A single genomic interval of uncultured Desulfobacter sp. harbors:
- a CDS encoding chemotaxis protein CheB, producing MAVSKHSYEAVVVGVSAGGLAALVEVLPKFDINMMLPVMIVQHQSNDSDDFLVRYFDQLCRQSVREVEDKMPVESGTIYFAPANYHLLVEPDRTLSLSTEARVNYSRPSIDVLFESAADTYMDRLVGIILTGANPDGTNGAARIKELGGLIIAQDPETAEAKAMPMSVIKHVQVDHILPLNRIGDFVNRLN from the coding sequence GTGGCAGTATCGAAACATTCATATGAAGCTGTTGTGGTTGGCGTTTCAGCCGGCGGACTGGCCGCGCTTGTAGAGGTTCTGCCTAAGTTTGACATAAACATGATGCTTCCTGTCATGATTGTGCAGCATCAAAGTAATGATTCTGATGATTTCCTGGTCAGATATTTTGATCAATTGTGCCGGCAATCCGTGAGAGAGGTCGAAGACAAAATGCCGGTGGAATCCGGCACAATTTATTTTGCACCGGCCAACTATCATCTATTGGTGGAACCCGATAGAACCCTTTCCTTGTCAACAGAAGCCCGGGTGAATTACTCGCGCCCTTCTATTGATGTCCTGTTTGAATCGGCAGCAGATACTTACATGGACAGACTGGTGGGCATCATCCTGACCGGGGCTAACCCAGACGGAACAAATGGTGCGGCCAGGATTAAAGAACTGGGGGGACTGATTATCGCCCAGGACCCGGAGACCGCCGAGGCAAAAGCCATGCCGATGTCCGTGATCAAACATGTCCAGGTAGACCATATCCTTCCTTTGAATAGGATAGGGGATTTTGTTAACAGGCTGAATTAA